The Sporomusa termitida genome has a window encoding:
- a CDS encoding ACT domain-containing protein produces the protein MINTLKQACHRHGYGLESDIAGEDRDISFTYDKSAVFMRINCSNQPGQAGVTEVFSALAKAGIAVDMVSVQPCQISFTVQSRLADLAAAALAKIAVQPDMITDCVKLSVRGRCEQPLLSTIITVTEILARANVPLLRLAESYGLIEGLIAPRHISAACKALARQFTCYGQGKKHSCAACRQQP, from the coding sequence ATGATTAATACACTTAAACAGGCTTGTCACAGGCACGGTTACGGCTTAGAAAGCGATATTGCCGGTGAAGACCGGGACATTAGCTTTACATATGACAAGTCTGCGGTTTTTATGCGGATTAATTGCTCAAACCAGCCTGGCCAGGCCGGGGTCACGGAGGTTTTTTCCGCGCTGGCGAAAGCCGGCATAGCTGTTGATATGGTCTCAGTTCAGCCCTGCCAGATTAGTTTTACTGTACAGAGCAGGTTGGCAGATTTAGCAGCGGCGGCTCTTGCAAAAATTGCGGTGCAGCCTGATATGATTACTGACTGTGTAAAGCTGTCGGTGCGGGGGCGGTGCGAACAGCCGTTGCTGAGTACCATTATCACGGTGACAGAAATATTGGCCCGGGCCAATGTCCCGTTGTTGCGGTTAGCCGAGTCTTATGGCTTAATTGAAGGTTTAATTGCCCCCAGGCACATAAGTGCCGCCTGCAAGGCCTTAGCCAGACAGTTCACCTGTTACGGGCAGGGGAAAAAACATAGCTGTGCGGCTTGCCGGCAACAGCCATGA
- a CDS encoding DVU_1551 family NTP transferase → MQRFIQVRAGRENGPGKIVGLVVAAGYSSRMGDFKPLLPLGEKTVIETAVTSLRQGGISDIRVVAGHRAAELRPVLELHQVDIIENLDYAQGMFSSVVTGLKTFAGKADAFLLLPGDCPLIRRYTIRQLVQAYRRLAPAVAYPVFNGLRGHPPLISGRCYGSILTDPGAAGLRGILDRFAADAVEVNVADQGVALDIDTPDDYKQLQAFYARQEIPTADECLAMLHRYQADDRVMRHGQAVAEVGRRITGLLNQAGLNLSEELVVAGGLVHDLAKGNPNHSRRGERLITCMGFPALSGIIASHMDLEFTPEYVLDEAAVVFLADKLVQGDRIVSLSERFKPALTRFADSPEVISSVLQRQRTAEAIRDRIGSMLGISSFEAMVVN, encoded by the coding sequence ATGCAAAGGTTCATTCAAGTCAGGGCCGGGCGGGAAAACGGGCCAGGTAAGATTGTCGGCCTGGTGGTGGCGGCAGGCTATTCATCACGTATGGGCGACTTTAAACCGCTATTGCCCTTAGGAGAAAAAACAGTCATTGAAACGGCTGTGACCAGCCTGCGCCAGGGCGGAATCAGCGATATCCGGGTTGTGGCCGGACACCGGGCTGCTGAACTGCGGCCTGTATTAGAGTTGCATCAGGTTGATATTATCGAGAATCTGGACTATGCGCAAGGCATGTTTTCCTCTGTTGTTACAGGTTTAAAAACATTTGCCGGCAAGGCGGATGCCTTTTTGCTGTTGCCGGGTGATTGCCCGCTGATCAGAAGATACACCATCAGGCAGTTGGTTCAGGCCTACCGGCGGCTGGCGCCAGCCGTTGCCTACCCGGTATTTAACGGGCTGCGGGGACATCCGCCGCTGATTAGCGGCCGCTGCTACGGCTCTATTCTTACTGATCCTGGCGCTGCCGGGCTGCGGGGGATACTGGACCGGTTTGCTGCTGACGCCGTAGAGGTTAACGTAGCCGATCAGGGGGTGGCGCTTGATATCGACACACCTGATGATTATAAGCAGCTGCAGGCTTTTTATGCCCGCCAGGAGATACCCACTGCCGACGAATGTTTGGCCATGCTGCACAGATATCAGGCTGATGACCGGGTAATGCGCCATGGGCAGGCAGTGGCCGAGGTCGGCCGGCGTATCACCGGGCTGCTTAACCAAGCGGGACTTAATCTTAGTGAGGAACTGGTGGTTGCCGGCGGGCTTGTCCATGATCTGGCCAAAGGAAACCCGAATCATTCCCGGCGGGGTGAACGGCTGATCACCTGTATGGGATTTCCGGCGTTGTCAGGCATTATAGCATCCCATATGGACCTGGAGTTTACCCCGGAGTATGTGCTTGATGAAGCGGCGGTGGTATTTCTTGCCGATAAATTAGTCCAGGGCGACAGGATCGTATCGCTTAGCGAGCGGTTCAAACCGGCTTTGACCCGTTTTGCGGACAGCCCGGAAGTTATCAGCTCTGTTTTACAAAGGCAACGTACGGCCGAAGCCATCAGGGACCGGATCGGAAGTATGTTAGGAATCAGTAGTTTCGAGGCAATGGTCGTTAATTAG
- a CDS encoding aminotransferase class V-fold PLP-dependent enzyme → MKPVYLNNAATAWPKAPPVDEMVAKCIEQLPFHAGRAGFSGPDVPGECRRLLAGLLQIHEPNRIVFCPNATHALNIALQGIRWQPGAAVVTTAAEHNSVLRPLYFLSKTRGINVHFIPVDKMGRVITAAWAAAMRQVKPQLAVFTHASNVTGAVNDAALLARLAKEAGAVTLLDAAQSLGIMPVLPAVWGIDMVAFTGHKYLLGPTGTGGLYIAPAAELQPIWVGGTGIHSDLEEMPPVMPARFEAGTPNDSSFAGLAAAVAWASQCKADAAGLLAKTERLASGLAAAGARVITVAAPRTPVISFTLPGWEVEDAGDVLHKSFGIVCRTGLHCAPRIHSCLGTAPAGTVRFGLSRFTTEEEIDYCLEAIGTMLHETV, encoded by the coding sequence GTGAAGCCTGTCTACTTAAATAATGCAGCGACTGCATGGCCTAAGGCACCACCGGTAGACGAAATGGTGGCTAAATGCATAGAACAGCTGCCATTCCATGCCGGACGCGCCGGCTTTAGCGGGCCCGATGTACCGGGTGAGTGTCGCCGGTTATTGGCGGGTTTGCTGCAGATACATGAACCCAACCGTATCGTTTTTTGTCCTAATGCTACACATGCCCTGAATATTGCCCTGCAGGGCATACGCTGGCAGCCGGGGGCGGCAGTAGTCACTACTGCCGCTGAACATAACTCTGTCCTGCGGCCGCTATACTTTCTGTCTAAGACCAGGGGGATTAATGTCCATTTTATCCCTGTGGATAAAATGGGACGGGTTATTACGGCGGCGTGGGCAGCCGCTATGCGGCAGGTTAAACCGCAATTGGCTGTTTTTACGCATGCCTCCAACGTCACCGGCGCGGTTAATGATGCAGCCCTGCTGGCCCGGCTGGCCAAAGAGGCCGGGGCGGTAACCCTGCTGGATGCCGCGCAAAGTCTGGGAATTATGCCGGTGCTGCCGGCAGTCTGGGGGATTGATATGGTAGCTTTTACCGGTCACAAGTATCTGTTGGGGCCTACAGGGACCGGGGGCTTATACATCGCCCCGGCAGCAGAGCTTCAACCCATATGGGTGGGAGGGACCGGGATTCACAGTGATCTGGAAGAGATGCCGCCGGTTATGCCGGCCCGTTTCGAGGCCGGGACCCCCAATGATTCGTCCTTTGCCGGTCTGGCGGCAGCTGTGGCCTGGGCGAGCCAGTGTAAGGCCGATGCTGCCGGCCTGCTGGCAAAGACGGAGCGTTTAGCCAGCGGTCTGGCAGCAGCCGGAGCCAGGGTCATAACTGTGGCAGCACCGCGGACGCCGGTAATTTCTTTTACCCTGCCCGGGTGGGAGGTCGAGGATGCCGGCGATGTGCTCCATAAAAGTTTTGGTATTGTTTGCCGCACCGGTCTGCATTGTGCGCCCCGGATTCATTCCTGCCTGGGGACGGCGCCGGCGGGAACCGTGCGGTTCGGCTTGTCGCGGTTTACCACCGAAGAGGAAATTGATTATTGCCTGGAAGCCATAGGCACGATGCTGCATGAAACCGTATGA
- the trsS gene encoding radical SAM (seleno)protein TrsS, whose amino-acid sequence MNAIYRQQEIVLSATESVCPECLQRIPARRVARGDSVFLRKSCPEHGEYQVCVWEGDPDYFSWNNVQTPAIPQADTTTGRRGCPFDCGLCPEHRQQTCCVLLEVTGKCNLHCPVCFASASPAGGTEPDLAVIEGWFRLLMDKGGPYNIQLSGGEPTVRDDLPAIITLGRKLGFEFFQINTNGLRLAAEDSYTARLKAAGLNCVFLQFDGMDDGVHTKLRGRPLLAEKKRVIEACADHDIGVVLVPTLVPGVNDMQIGDILQFAVSKMPVVRGVHFQPVSYFGRCPENPGDADRLTIPRIIREIERQTAGQMKARHFFPPGGEHAYCSFHGNFVLLADGNLQPLSQAKSNTGCCQARATQGSRQARQFVARQWSAAGNRQTGKPEQSPSAQLAGDLTSLDEFLERINTYKLAVSGMAFQDAWTLDLERLKHCFIHVVGADNRLIPFCAYNLTDRQGRSLYRGKP is encoded by the coding sequence ATGAATGCAATTTACAGGCAACAGGAAATTGTTCTTTCGGCAACAGAGAGTGTCTGTCCGGAGTGTTTACAGCGTATTCCGGCCAGGCGGGTAGCCAGGGGGGACAGTGTGTTTCTCCGGAAGTCCTGTCCTGAGCATGGCGAATATCAGGTATGTGTATGGGAGGGAGACCCTGACTATTTCAGCTGGAATAATGTGCAGACCCCGGCTATACCACAGGCCGATACAACCACAGGCCGCCGCGGCTGTCCGTTTGACTGCGGCTTATGTCCGGAGCACCGTCAACAAACGTGTTGTGTGCTGCTGGAAGTGACCGGCAAGTGCAACCTGCATTGTCCTGTTTGTTTTGCCTCAGCCTCACCTGCCGGCGGCACTGAGCCGGATCTGGCGGTTATCGAGGGCTGGTTCCGGCTGCTTATGGACAAAGGGGGTCCGTATAATATCCAGCTGTCAGGCGGCGAGCCGACAGTCAGGGATGATTTGCCGGCGATCATCACCCTGGGCCGCAAACTGGGGTTTGAGTTTTTTCAAATCAATACCAACGGTCTGCGGCTGGCGGCAGAGGACAGCTATACCGCCCGGTTGAAGGCGGCCGGTTTAAATTGTGTGTTTCTGCAGTTTGACGGCATGGATGACGGCGTGCATACAAAATTGCGCGGCCGGCCGCTGCTTGCTGAAAAAAAGCGGGTGATTGAGGCCTGCGCTGACCATGATATCGGCGTTGTGCTTGTGCCGACCCTGGTACCGGGGGTCAATGACATGCAAATAGGGGACATCCTGCAATTTGCTGTCAGTAAGATGCCGGTAGTGCGGGGGGTCCATTTTCAGCCGGTCAGCTATTTCGGCCGCTGTCCGGAAAATCCCGGCGATGCTGACCGGCTGACCATTCCCCGGATTATCCGGGAGATTGAACGGCAGACAGCCGGACAGATGAAAGCCAGGCATTTTTTCCCTCCCGGCGGTGAACATGCTTATTGCTCTTTTCATGGCAATTTTGTGTTGCTGGCTGATGGCAATTTGCAGCCTTTATCGCAGGCTAAAAGCAATACCGGCTGTTGTCAGGCGCGGGCCACCCAGGGCTCCAGGCAGGCCCGGCAGTTTGTTGCCAGGCAATGGTCGGCAGCCGGAAACAGGCAAACCGGCAAGCCGGAACAAAGCCCCTCGGCGCAGCTGGCTGGTGATTTAACCAGCCTGGATGAATTCCTGGAACGCATCAATACCTATAAGTTAGCTGTATCCGGCATGGCGTTTCAGGATGCCTGGACCCTGGATTTAGAGCGGCTGAAACACTGCTTTATCCATGTGGTCGGCGCCGATAACAGGTTGATTCCCTTTTGTGCCTATAATCTGACCGACCGGCAGGGGCGGTCTCTGTACAGGGGAAAACCATGA
- a CDS encoding GNAT family N-acetyltransferase, whose product MLRLLTGGDINEVRLYLERNYLESVVLNGNITRCGLDNNRIDRRCGDYYGYFQAGLLQGIVAFYNLGSVIPHFESPGAVPGFGELLRQRRFEVLAGMKRVVEPLNLALRGHKRILDYEDSNYLLNRESKLPAVPASVRLVNAGEVERSAALGFIVKAYRQGFSRRFNHELAAKLIDDRSPGEDFIFLLEDDVPKAQAMIQVTTNRVSQIGGVYTSESSRQQGFCKILVAELGRRIQQAGKISVLTVRKDNSPAGKAYQAIGFAHYDDYLVIKYGV is encoded by the coding sequence GTGCTCAGGTTGTTAACAGGCGGTGATATCAACGAGGTCCGCTTATATTTGGAACGAAATTATCTGGAGTCCGTGGTGCTCAACGGCAATATTACACGCTGCGGGCTTGATAATAACCGGATAGACCGCCGCTGCGGGGATTACTATGGCTATTTTCAAGCAGGCCTGTTACAGGGTATAGTGGCTTTTTATAATCTGGGCAGCGTTATCCCTCACTTTGAGTCGCCGGGCGCTGTACCCGGCTTTGGGGAACTCCTGCGCCAGCGCCGGTTTGAAGTGCTGGCTGGAATGAAGCGGGTAGTAGAACCGCTCAATCTGGCTCTGCGGGGCCATAAAAGGATTCTTGACTATGAAGACAGCAATTATCTGCTTAACCGGGAAAGTAAGCTGCCTGCTGTTCCTGCTTCGGTCCGGCTTGTCAATGCGGGCGAAGTTGAGAGGTCTGCCGCCCTGGGGTTTATTGTCAAAGCATACCGACAGGGGTTTAGCCGCCGCTTTAACCATGAATTGGCTGCAAAACTTATTGATGACCGCAGTCCGGGGGAGGATTTCATTTTCTTGCTTGAGGATGATGTACCGAAAGCCCAGGCCATGATCCAGGTAACAACAAACCGGGTTAGCCAGATTGGCGGCGTATATACTAGTGAAAGCAGCCGGCAGCAAGGATTTTGCAAAATCCTTGTTGCCGAGCTAGGCCGCCGTATTCAGCAAGCCGGCAAAATATCGGTGCTTACGGTGCGGAAGGACAACAGTCCCGCCGGTAAGGCTTACCAAGCTATCGGCTTTGCTCACTATGATGATTATTTGGTCATCAAATATGGTGTTTGA
- a CDS encoding histidine phosphatase family protein, with protein sequence MSGRNIYIIRHGEIAAPDQVRRYIGQLDVPLSAEGIRQARLLSTALAGRNITTIFCSDLLRSVDTAGIISRHIHIQPAVRADIREIAMGEWEGKTFTEIQQAYPEEYRKRGQNLADYRVPGGESFRDGQARVVAAFADILAVSEGDILIVGHAGINRLLFCSVLGIPIGNSFLIGQDYGCLNRLMQSGGGYCLKVLNASVHSQP encoded by the coding sequence ATGAGCGGCAGGAATATATATATAATCCGTCATGGGGAAATTGCAGCCCCGGATCAGGTCCGCCGGTATATAGGCCAGCTTGATGTTCCTTTATCGGCTGAGGGAATTCGGCAGGCCCGGCTGTTAAGCACGGCATTAGCCGGCAGAAACATCACCACTATTTTCTGCAGTGATTTGCTGCGGTCAGTGGACACGGCCGGGATCATCTCCCGGCATATTCATATACAACCGGCAGTCAGGGCTGATATCCGGGAGATTGCTATGGGCGAGTGGGAGGGCAAAACTTTTACAGAGATTCAGCAGGCCTATCCGGAAGAGTACCGTAAACGGGGGCAGAATCTTGCCGATTACCGGGTGCCGGGCGGGGAGAGTTTCCGTGACGGCCAGGCCCGGGTGGTCGCCGCCTTTGCCGACATCCTGGCAGTCAGTGAAGGGGATATTCTCATAGTGGGGCACGCCGGCATTAACCGCCTGCTGTTTTGTTCTGTTCTGGGAATCCCGATTGGCAACAGTTTTCTTATCGGCCAGGATTATGGCTGTTTAAACAGACTGATGCAAAGCGGCGGGGGCTATTGTCTAAAGGTATTAAACGCATCTGTGCATAGCCAGCCTTAA
- a CDS encoding DVU_1553 family AMP-dependent CoA ligase → MTGKIPVTPLEAWITNKIKTAAGCPTRESLKRWQLARLNETLARARAASPFYQRHWAAVAPQALVQLEQLAGYPLTTPADVGEQGLQMVGVSQGEISRVVTLNTSGTTGSPKRLYFTAADQELTIDFFRYAMATFVQRGDRVLILLPGERPGSIGDLLGKGLGRSGIGAVAFGFVTELAAAVAAMCREQATCLVGVPVQVLAMARYWEQVRKGDWSPQYILLSTDYVPQALVRELERIWRCEVYEHYGMTEMGFGGGIECAGHRGYHLRENDLYFEIIDPVSDQPLPDGEYGELVFTTLTRQGMPLIRYRTGDISRFIPGQCLCGSRLRRLERIRSRAAGRVTLGTDMWLTLAELDEVLFTVPGIVNFHAAMSYGDAAARLVITAAVVGIAPETALLTAALRNLASIRTAAAAGQLEILIKMEKYGDGYATTPGKRVIHVAGRAVAGRGSDGRL, encoded by the coding sequence ATGACCGGAAAAATACCGGTAACGCCGTTAGAGGCCTGGATTACAAACAAAATAAAAACAGCAGCCGGTTGTCCAACCCGGGAGTCGCTTAAGCGCTGGCAACTGGCCCGGCTTAATGAAACACTTGCCCGGGCGCGGGCCGCCAGTCCTTTTTACCAGCGCCACTGGGCAGCGGTGGCACCGCAGGCGCTCGTGCAGCTGGAGCAGCTGGCCGGTTATCCTTTAACAACACCGGCTGATGTGGGGGAACAGGGCCTGCAGATGGTGGGAGTATCCCAGGGGGAGATCAGCCGGGTGGTGACACTGAATACCTCAGGTACTACGGGCAGCCCCAAACGTCTGTACTTTACGGCTGCGGACCAGGAGCTGACGATAGATTTTTTCCGGTATGCGATGGCAACCTTTGTGCAGCGGGGGGACCGGGTCCTGATCTTGCTGCCGGGCGAACGCCCGGGCAGTATTGGCGATCTTTTAGGCAAGGGGTTAGGGCGCAGTGGTATTGGTGCTGTTGCTTTTGGCTTTGTTACAGAGTTAGCGGCGGCTGTTGCCGCCATGTGCCGGGAGCAGGCGACCTGCCTGGTGGGGGTCCCTGTGCAAGTGCTGGCGATGGCCCGCTACTGGGAACAGGTCCGTAAGGGTGACTGGTCGCCGCAGTATATATTGTTAAGCACTGATTATGTCCCGCAGGCGCTTGTCCGGGAATTGGAACGAATTTGGCGATGCGAGGTATACGAGCACTATGGCATGACCGAGATGGGGTTTGGAGGCGGGATCGAATGCGCCGGGCACAGGGGTTATCATCTGCGGGAAAACGATCTGTATTTCGAGATCATTGACCCGGTTTCGGACCAACCGCTGCCGGACGGCGAATATGGCGAGCTTGTCTTTACTACCCTGACGCGGCAGGGTATGCCGCTTATCCGCTACCGGACAGGTGATATCTCGCGTTTTATCCCCGGTCAATGCCTGTGCGGCAGCCGGTTGCGGCGGTTGGAACGCATACGAAGCAGGGCAGCAGGCAGGGTAACCCTGGGGACTGATATGTGGCTGACGCTGGCTGAACTGGACGAAGTGCTGTTTACAGTGCCTGGCATCGTTAATTTTCATGCTGCGATGAGTTACGGGGACGCCGCGGCCAGGCTGGTGATCACTGCGGCGGTGGTGGGAATAGCACCTGAAACGGCACTGCTGACAGCGGCCTTGCGTAACCTAGCAAGCATCAGGACAGCGGCAGCTGCGGGGCAGCTGGAGATCCTGATCAAGATGGAAAAATACGGGGACGGTTATGCCACAACCCCTGGCAAAAGAGTGATTCATGTTGCTGGCAGGGCTGTGGCCGGGAGAGGGAGCGATGGCAGGCTATGA
- a CDS encoding mannosyltransferase family protein, whose product MPHGNMLAHFFFKAAGLPGGRNAAALRIVALAYGFHTLLVLAALLLTDLLPGREAAGFLNPGAGQTLPFIEKFIKWDAHWYTYIAETGYNIQSIVFFPVTILLIKAVAGSGLGYVAAGFVVCNLFTLLSYYVMAKTFLLDFSAKETQRALLAYATLPTSFFLNSVYTEPVFIVWSLACLYCLRTDKWWQAGLFAALAALTRNLGVLLTVVLVYEFIKHYYDDRKWKPSMLAAFLPVLAFGAFCVYNNRLFGDPLAFVHSQQAWGRQFGFPWDNFWNNLGLIQAGVPLVETGLYLDAVLTALTGIALVFATAVPGYRLPGKYVLTGWLWFLLPLFSTSPVYPLYSMARFVLVIFPLYLFLARLPTLWFFGLLWLQAAGLVLCTALFINWCWLG is encoded by the coding sequence TTGCCACACGGAAATATGCTGGCTCATTTTTTTTTCAAGGCGGCTGGCCTTCCTGGCGGCCGAAACGCTGCTGCTTTAAGGATAGTTGCCCTTGCCTACGGTTTTCACACCCTGTTAGTATTAGCCGCGCTGCTGCTCACTGACCTATTACCCGGCCGGGAAGCAGCCGGCTTTCTTAACCCCGGTGCCGGGCAAACGCTGCCGTTCATTGAAAAATTTATTAAATGGGATGCTCACTGGTATACATATATTGCCGAAACTGGGTACAATATCCAAAGTATTGTTTTTTTTCCGGTCACAATCCTGCTGATCAAGGCCGTGGCCGGCAGCGGTTTAGGTTATGTGGCGGCCGGCTTTGTTGTCTGCAACCTGTTTACATTGCTCAGCTACTATGTGATGGCCAAAACATTTTTACTGGATTTTTCGGCAAAAGAAACCCAGCGGGCGCTGTTGGCCTATGCCACATTACCAACTTCGTTTTTCTTAAACAGTGTTTATACTGAACCGGTGTTTATTGTTTGGTCCCTGGCCTGTTTATATTGCCTGCGGACTGACAAGTGGTGGCAGGCCGGTTTATTTGCCGCGCTGGCGGCCCTGACCCGTAATCTGGGGGTATTGCTGACTGTTGTTTTAGTATACGAATTTATTAAGCACTATTATGATGACCGTAAATGGAAACCGTCGATGCTGGCGGCATTTTTGCCGGTATTGGCATTCGGGGCTTTTTGTGTCTATAACAACAGACTATTCGGTGATCCGCTGGCTTTTGTCCATTCCCAGCAAGCCTGGGGGCGGCAGTTTGGTTTTCCCTGGGATAATTTCTGGAACAATCTTGGTTTAATACAAGCAGGCGTTCCCTTGGTTGAGACCGGCCTTTATCTTGATGCCGTATTGACCGCGCTGACTGGTATTGCCCTGGTATTTGCGACAGCCGTGCCCGGCTACAGGCTGCCCGGAAAGTATGTACTTACGGGGTGGCTGTGGTTTTTACTGCCTTTATTCTCCACCTCACCTGTTTATCCGTTGTACAGCATGGCCCGTTTTGTACTTGTAATATTTCCCCTTTATTTATTTTTAGCCAGACTGCCAACCTTATGGTTTTTTGGCTTGCTCTGGCTGCAGGCTGCCGGGCTGGTCCTCTGTACGGCGCTGTTTATTAACTGGTGCTGGCTGGGCTGA
- a CDS encoding class I adenylate-forming enzyme family protein, whose protein sequence is MFVHNLIFQGAKDNTVFTGRDSVSYGRLQEQVEKYRNYLYAAGIRIGENVGLFARNSPEFVYCYMAIVSLGAVVVPLNFQLTAREIAFIVKDAQMKKLVTMEHLAVDTELSQQNYRQTVTQLVIPVLKQRLAYEHLPAAPVDDSSLNADSPCAVIYTSGTTGCPKGAVLTHNNLIANASAFREMLPITADDNVLCVLPMYHCFAWTCAVLNALLCGAAITILEAFAPKETIAAVKEYKVTVAYGVPPMYNLLTRIGEAGDFAGVKYLISGGASLPEKVARQFAEKYGLQILEGYGLSEASPVVALNPVHQPKYCSIGKALPGLEVKVVDADGQELPPGEVGEIIVKGPSVMQGYFNLPAESAAALKDGWLYTGDLACRDKEGYFFVVDRLKDLIIANGENIYPREIEELLYSFPGIAEASVIGAADELRGQVALAYVVIQEGYNFDKKAVREYLQTNIAAYKIPRDFIIVDALLKNQTGKILKRVLRDQTQ, encoded by the coding sequence TTGTTTGTTCATAATCTTATTTTTCAGGGCGCAAAAGACAATACCGTATTTACCGGCAGAGACAGTGTGTCCTATGGCCGGTTGCAGGAACAGGTAGAGAAATACCGTAATTATTTGTATGCGGCCGGTATCCGTATAGGAGAAAATGTTGGCCTGTTCGCCCGCAATTCACCGGAGTTTGTGTATTGTTATATGGCGATTGTCAGTCTTGGTGCCGTTGTTGTCCCGCTTAATTTTCAGCTGACTGCCCGGGAAATTGCTTTTATTGTTAAGGATGCACAGATGAAAAAGCTGGTTACTATGGAACACCTGGCTGTTGACACTGAACTCAGTCAGCAAAACTACCGGCAGACTGTTACCCAGCTTGTCATACCGGTATTAAAACAGCGGCTGGCCTATGAACACCTACCGGCTGCTCCGGTTGACGACAGCAGTCTTAATGCAGACAGCCCCTGTGCCGTTATCTATACCTCCGGCACGACAGGATGTCCGAAAGGTGCTGTTTTGACCCATAATAACCTTATTGCCAATGCCAGTGCGTTCCGGGAGATGCTGCCGATTACTGCTGACGATAATGTATTGTGCGTGCTGCCCATGTACCACTGTTTTGCCTGGACCTGTGCTGTTCTTAACGCTTTGCTCTGTGGTGCGGCCATTACAATCCTGGAGGCTTTTGCGCCGAAAGAAACCATTGCCGCCGTTAAAGAGTACAAGGTAACGGTTGCCTATGGTGTGCCGCCAATGTATAACCTCCTTACCCGGATTGGTGAAGCGGGTGATTTTGCCGGTGTTAAATATTTAATTTCCGGTGGCGCTTCGCTGCCGGAGAAAGTAGCCCGGCAGTTTGCGGAGAAATATGGCTTGCAGATTCTGGAAGGCTATGGCTTGTCTGAGGCTTCGCCGGTAGTCGCTCTTAACCCTGTGCACCAGCCTAAATACTGCTCCATTGGCAAGGCGCTCCCCGGCCTGGAGGTTAAAGTGGTCGATGCTGACGGGCAGGAGCTGCCGCCGGGTGAGGTTGGCGAGATTATTGTCAAAGGGCCAAGTGTTATGCAGGGCTATTTCAACCTGCCGGCCGAGAGTGCAGCGGCGCTTAAAGACGGTTGGCTCTATACCGGCGATCTGGCTTGCCGGGATAAGGAGGGATATTTTTTTGTTGTTGACAGATTAAAGGACCTTATTATCGCCAACGGTGAAAACATATATCCGCGCGAAATTGAGGAACTGCTGTACTCTTTTCCTGGCATTGCGGAGGCCAGTGTGATTGGTGCGGCTGATGAATTGCGTGGTCAGGTGGCACTGGCTTATGTAGTCATTCAGGAAGGGTACAATTTTGATAAAAAGGCAGTAAGGGAATATCTGCAGACCAACATTGCCGCTTATAAAATACCACGGGATTTTATCATTGTTGACGCCCTGCTCAAAAATCAGACAGGCAAGATCTTAAAGCGTGTGTTGCGTGACCAGACGCAATAA
- a CDS encoding UbiX family flavin prenyltransferase — translation MRLAVGVTGASGAIYGYTLIKALSGLGVEVHAVYTDMGCKVLAYECGLTLAELTPYAVVYDNSDLFAAVASGSFKTGGMVVVPCSMHTLGAMATASGRDLLTRAADVTLKEGRRLIVVPRETPVTAIHLTNMLTLAQAGAVVMPAAPAFTHKPGTVDELVNGMIGKILDGFGLEHSLYRGRG, via the coding sequence ATGCGCTTAGCGGTTGGTGTTACCGGCGCCAGCGGCGCCATTTATGGCTATACCTTAATAAAAGCGTTGTCAGGACTGGGGGTTGAGGTGCATGCCGTTTACACCGATATGGGCTGTAAAGTGCTTGCCTATGAGTGTGGGCTTACGCTGGCGGAGCTTACGCCGTATGCTGTGGTTTATGACAACTCGGACCTGTTTGCCGCCGTGGCCAGCGGCTCGTTTAAAACAGGCGGCATGGTTGTGGTTCCCTGTTCAATGCATACTTTGGGGGCCATGGCAACGGCCAGCGGCCGGGACCTGCTCACCCGGGCGGCCGATGTTACACTTAAAGAAGGACGGCGGCTGATCGTAGTGCCGCGGGAGACACCGGTGACAGCCATCCATTTGACCAATATGCTGACCTTGGCTCAGGCCGGGGCGGTAGTAATGCCTGCGGCTCCCGCCTTTACCCATAAACCGGGAACTGTGGATGAGCTGGTAAACGGTATGATTGGCAAGATACTTGATGGCTTTGGCCTGGAGCACTCACTATACAGGGGCCGGGGGTAG